The following are encoded in a window of Qipengyuania soli genomic DNA:
- a CDS encoding SDR family oxidoreductase produces MPQIDRRSLLAGAAATGATLAGSRVALADAIEPASGLSGKAILITGTSSGFGRLASELFARAGAKVFATMRNLPRPEAEELRKLARDEKLDIHVIEIDVLDDAQVAAGVAEAERIAGRGMDVLVNNAGIGITGPIEVQDMEATRLAFDTNVLGYQRLARAVLPGMRAGKQGHIFAVSSQLGRVIVPYAGHYSATKFAVEALFEQLAYELVPHNIGVTIIEPGGYPTKVWVNRNRYSKELKERVDQRHLDGYPQVVARMGQEDGSGRTADPMDVPKAMARVLGMPPGTRPLRLPVSGGDIPQVAINEVCARTQVEWLGRSPLGPLVRAVHKA; encoded by the coding sequence ATGCCGCAGATTGATCGCAGGAGCCTTCTGGCCGGAGCCGCCGCCACCGGAGCGACACTTGCCGGAAGTCGCGTAGCATTGGCGGATGCGATCGAACCGGCGAGCGGACTTTCTGGTAAGGCCATACTGATCACGGGCACTTCATCCGGGTTCGGGCGCCTTGCTAGCGAACTCTTCGCGCGCGCGGGGGCGAAGGTTTTTGCCACCATGCGCAACCTTCCCCGGCCCGAGGCGGAGGAATTGCGGAAACTTGCCCGGGACGAGAAGCTGGACATCCATGTCATCGAAATCGATGTGCTCGACGATGCGCAGGTCGCTGCGGGCGTGGCAGAGGCCGAGAGAATTGCCGGACGCGGCATGGATGTACTCGTCAACAATGCGGGCATCGGCATTACCGGGCCGATAGAAGTCCAGGACATGGAAGCGACGCGCCTGGCTTTCGATACGAACGTCCTCGGGTACCAAAGACTGGCCCGCGCCGTACTCCCCGGTATGCGGGCCGGGAAGCAGGGCCACATATTCGCAGTGTCCAGCCAGTTGGGACGCGTGATTGTCCCATACGCAGGCCACTATTCGGCAACGAAATTCGCGGTTGAAGCATTGTTCGAGCAACTCGCTTACGAGCTTGTGCCGCATAATATCGGCGTCACTATCATCGAGCCGGGTGGTTATCCCACCAAAGTCTGGGTCAACCGAAACCGTTATTCGAAGGAGCTGAAGGAGCGCGTGGATCAGCGCCATCTGGACGGGTACCCGCAGGTAGTCGCACGCATGGGACAGGAAGATGGTTCGGGGCGCACTGCCGACCCCATGGACGTGCCCAAAGCGATGGCGCGTGTTCTTGGCATGCCCCCTGGCACGCGGCCGCTCCGGCTCCCGGTGAGCGGTGGAGACATCCCGCAGGTCGCAATCAACGAGGTCTGCGCACGCACGCAGGTAGAATGGCTCGGTAGATCGCCGCTTGGGCCGCTCGTCCGGGCTGTTCACAAGGCCTGA